ATTCACTTCTTTCAGAGGTTGCAACTCTTAATAACAAGACTGATATTGAAGAATTTAAAAATTATAAAGGGAATTTAAATGAATTGAAAGAAAGATTTAAGGATGTAAGTAATGCTGAGCTTAAAGAAAAACTATTAAAGTTGCAAAGTTCCTTTCAAGATAAATTAGCAGCTAAATTAGCAGCTTTAAAAGCAGCTAAAGAAGAAATTGGAAGCATTACCGATACTGATAATAGTACTGCAAAAGCCAAGATATGGTCAAAGGCAAAATTAGTTGGAGTAACTGTAAAGTTCAGTGGAAGTAATACTTCTGGCAAAGGATCAGAAATGTCTAAAGAAGCTGTAGGACAGATAGATAAAATAATAGAGTTTCTAGAAGAAGGTACTCATTGATTAGTAAATAATCATATTAAAAATGTTAAAATCTAGATATTAGATTAAATTAGATTTAATATCTAGATTTTCTTCTGTTGTAAAAGACAATTTGATTAATATAAAGTATAA
This Borreliella afzelii DNA region includes the following protein-coding sequences:
- the revA gene encoding fibronectin-binding protein RevA, producing MKNKNLVKLFFVSMLFVITCKTYVKEKEEIDSLLSEVATLNNKTDIEEFKNYKGNLNELKERFKDVSNAELKEKLLKLQSSFQDKLAAKLAALKAAKEEIGSITDTDNSTAKAKIWSKAKLVGVTVKFSGSNTSGKGSEMSKEAVGQIDKIIEFLEEGTH